In the Pontibacillus sp. HMF3514 genome, TTTAATGATTCGGTATAATCATCCCATTCATCCATATCCCTTTCACCGATCACAAATTGAGCAATATTTTCTAAAAATGCTTTGTTTATAGCTTCGAGCTTTAGTGCAATTTGATCTCTTTCTGCCTTTGTTAACGCTGGAACTCTTGTAAATGCAGGCATCATGTATTGCGGAGCTACTTCTAACGCTGCTGCTAATTCAGGTGAAGTAAATTGACTAAAAGTATTCCAATCTTCCATCTTAATGTAAGCTCCATTTGTGTATATTCCAATTTCTTGACGCATCTTAGTAAAATCAAAATCATTGTTTTCTGCTCTTGCTGCATATTCAGATGTTAACTCCCAATTATCACCGGATTTTTCCCAAACTTCTCCTTCTTTACCCCAAGTAGCCATTTGGACACCCTCTGGAGAGTAGAACCAGTCAATGTAAGCTAACGCTGCATCTAAGTCTTCAGTAAGTGAGGAAATAGCCATTCCGTTATCAGCTCCAGGGTAATAAAGCTGCCATTTCTCTCCACCTTCAAATCCGATTGGAGGCTCCATGTAATTCATTGTGAACTCAGGAATTTCTGGACGAACCATATTATTAAAATAATCAATACGACCAATGTAATCGACAGTAATGAAGCTTTGTTCAGAGGCTACATATTCAGCCCACTCTTTAGTACCATCTGTTAACCACGTTTCAGGCATGATTCCTTCCTCGTAAAACTTATTTAACCAAGTAACCATTTTCTTATATTCATCCGTTACTGGTCCAAAATGGAATTCACCGTTCTCATCATTGTAATATTGTTCACCGATACCAAATTGAGGAGTCATGGATGGGAATCTTCCTATGTTACTTCTGAATACAAATGGAAAGCTCCCAGGTTTAATTTCTTGAATTTTTTTAGAAACCTTATAAAGTTCTTCCCATGACGTTGGAGGTTGCAAATTATGTTCTTCAAAGAAATCTTGTCTATATAACCAAACACGCTGCCCACCTGCAAAAGTACCGAATGAAGGGGCACTGTACATCTTACCATCAGCTGTTAATGCCGCATTCTTTCGCTCAGGGTTCTCCTTCAAAACTCTCATCATGTTAGGTAATTTATCTTTATGATCTAATAAATTCACAAAAGCACCTTGATCACCTAAATTGTTGATTCGATCAAAACCAATTACCCAATAAATATCTTGCATATCACCTGAGGCAATTGAAAGGTTTAAAGAATCAGCATAATTTCCTTCTGAAATCGTAGGATCAATCGTTACATTTGTTTCTTCTTCAATCCAATTCCAAATTTTCTGCTCTTCACTATAAGGCCAGTTTCCATGAGATTCTAAAAACATAGTAAGTGTAGTCGGTTCTTCAAGTACTGGACCATCTTTCTTTGTTGTGTCATCACTGTCATTAGTATTATTGCTGTTTTCATCAGTTGCTTTGTCGTCAGTATTTGTTGATGTTTCTTCATTACTCGTACATGCCGTTACCAGTGCCAATGTTAATATTAGCATCAGTAACATAATAATCCCCTTCTTCACATTCATTCCCTCAACTCCCCATCATTTTTGTTTTCCATTTTCTACTCTCCAATATGAGTTGAATTCCATTTATGTTCATAATAGATTCACCATTACATCAAGGATTCAACTTTTAGATATCATGAACCCCTAAAATGTAAGCGCTTTAATTATTGTCAAAATGGATTTATTCATCTCTCGAAGAGCTAATTCTAGATTACCTAACCCTTGTCTAAAACGTAAACGAATAATTTTCTGAAAAATCAGCTTTTTTTTGAAATACACATATTTATATATTTTCTTTAAAATTGCATATTCACCATATCCTTATCATTATTGCGATTGTATAACTTCATGCTAAATATGAGCTGAAATAAAAAATGAAGAGAAAGTATATTTCTCTTCACCCTGAAAGATCAGTAAGATTTACCTGTATTGATTTCTTGCGATATTTTCCTGGTGTGGTCCCAGTATATTTCTTAAATAAGCGTATGAAGGAATTCACATTGTGATAGCCAACTTTAATCGAAACATCTTGAATTTTATCATCAGTTTGTACCAAAAGTTCCTTAGCCTTCTTCATTCGACAGTAATTTAAAAAGTCAATAAAGTTTGTTCCAGTTTTTTCTTTAAAGTACGATGATAAATAACCGCTTGATATCTTCAAGTGACTTGCTATTATATCTAGTGAAACAGTTTCAGCTAAATGTTCATCAATATATTCAGTCACAAAGGTTATAATTTTATCTTCCTGATTTTCATCAGCCTCTACAAATGGTTTAATGTTTTGAATTAAATCATAAAATAATTCTTTATATTCCTCTGAAGAATGACATTTATCAATCTTATTTAAATAGATGTCAAAGTTTTCAATTGTAACACCTATTGTTAAAAGATGACTTTTGATTTTATTCATCATATAAGTTGAAAGGTTTATATAGTCGATGGAAAAAGCTTCTTTTTTCTGGAATGAATCCATTGTTTTATTAATCCAATGTTTCACTTCATCCAAATTATTTTCTTCTAAATACACTTGAAATTCTCTCTCTTGTTTATTTGTTAAAGAAATTTCTTTTCTCTCAGTGCTAGGCTTAGCAATAATCTGAGATTCATTGGTTAATCTTTTATGTTGTAGTAACGTTTTTGTCTGCTCATAGGCTTTGGTCATTTCAGCGGACTCATGATAAACCTCACTTACCCCCATCGTTACGAGAAACTTATCCTTATCCGTATCAAAAGCTTTCTTTAAAGATTGTAATGAGGTCTGCAAGCTTTCCTCATCACGATCTAAAAAGACTACTGATAATATTTGTCGTTTTTCAATTTGGAGCGTTATGGTTTTAGAGTAGTTCTCTTCCAACTTAGCGTGAATTTGTTCTTTTATGACATAGATAACTTGATCTATAGATATCTCTTCAAAAAATGATTGATTCTCTTTAAACACTAAATCATAGATGACTAGAGTAAACGGTTTATCTTTAAACTCATACTCCTCAATATCACTATACATTTTATCTTCAATATTTTTTATTTTATTTAGAAAGGCATAATTCTTTACAATTGATTTTTTATCTTCTAAGTCCTGATTCATTTTTTCAGTGTTTTTGATCAGCTCTTTTATATTTGAATTTATGAGATTAAATTCTCTTATATTGCTAGAAAAAGGTTCTACATCTTTATTTGTTTGTTGTACGGTCTCCACTAACTTTTTGATTGAATTGCTCATTTTTACTGTAAATAGTATAGAAATGATTACACTGAGGACAACTGCTACAATTAATAACATTACTAATGAGATGTTTAACTTTTTCATCCCGTTTGTAATACTATTAACGGGTATGATATTCATATAAGTTAAACCCGTTTTTGTATTTTTCTTGTAGAAATAATAATCATCATGGCTTATGTAATACCCATTATTTGAGGCAAGTTGAGGAATTTGTGCTTCATAAAAATTTTCAGACTTAAAAATAAAGTTTTGATCTTCATCTAGAATAATAAAGTTATCGTTTATAGAATAATGAACATTATTTATTAACGTTTCAAAGTCAATAAACACAAGATAATTGATAGTTTCTCCATAATAATCCATATTAATTTTTACAGGAAGTAATCTTTTTTCAGTTGAATTGTTTAAATCCTTAAAGGTGGAGACAGGGTAGACTTGAAAATTATTTTTAGGATTATTAAACTCTTTTAACCAAAATGATTTGCTATAGTCATTACTTTTATATGAGTTCGAAAAAAGTAAATTAATATGACTATTTCCATCCTGGTTTAACATGAACGGAGTACCTGAATGGTTTATAAGAATGTTACTTATACCCAAAGATGGATTCGTTCTAATAATTTGTCTAATTTCATCAATCACACTTTTACCCAACAAAAAATTTATTTTATCTGTCATAAAATATTGAGAATTATAGTTTTGTAAATCTTCATTAAAGTGTAATCGATACAAGTTGCTCTTAATATTAGAAAGTGAATCTTCAAAACTTTTTGCTGTATTCTCAACGTTTTGATTATTGTACTTGATGATTTCATCTCTTAAATTATTATTATAGAAAGTAAAGGATAAAAAATTATAAGAAGCAATGAGTACAATGATTAACAAAAAGCTTAGAAAAAGACGTATAAAAAAAGTATTGGGTTTCAAAGCTTTAAATGATTTGGAAATTACTTTTTTTATCATTCTTACACCCCTTGTAAAAATTGCTCATAATCTTTTCATATATATGAAATATATAAATTAATAGTATTATATAATTGACAATAATCCTATATATTTTTATAAAAATTCACATTATATAAAGAATTTGGTTTCACTTAAACAATAACCAACATAGTAAGTAGAACGATAAATTCCTTAGGAAGGAATAAAAAACCCAGCGATTTCGCTAGGTTTTACAAGGCTGCAAGGCTATGAAGTTTTTTCACCGGTTTTACTAAATAAAGTATCATATACTTTTACGATTCCTGTTATAACATCATGAACATCTTGATCTGTGAACATCGGACTAATTGGAACCTGGATTGTACGTTGTAAATAATATTCTGCATTTGGACACATATTCTCTGTATATAAAACTGGCTTTTTAAATGGATAATTAAATGGAAAATTATCTTTTTCTGTTGTTCGCTGATGGAAAATTTGATCAAATCGATAGACTGGTTTCCTTCGATAAATAAACCGACATCCAACATTTTCAGAATTTAGTGCATCATGAAATAGCTTAGCGTCATTAGGTTTTTCAAATTGAATACCAAATGCTATACCAACATGCCCTTCATCATCAATACACTTCTGAAACTTTATATTAGGTAACTTTTCAGCTACCGCATCCATAATGTATTTACGACTTTTTTTAGTTGCATTGATTATACGATCAAGTTTCTTCCATTGTTCCACAAGGATTGCTCCTGTAATTTCACTCATACGATAATTTTGGCCAGCGAACGAACTTTGAATATCGCTTGACTCTATGTCAAACTTGTTTTTAATACCAGCTCGGAAACTTCCCTGATCATGGTAACGTACAATTCGTTCGAAGAGATTTTTATCCTTTGTTGCGATTGCGCCACCTTCACCAGCAGTTAGTATTTTATTCATCTGGAAACTAAATACTCCAATATCCCCAATCGTGCCTTGGTGTCTTCCTTTATATTTAATTCCACACGACTGGGCAACATCCTCAATCACATAAATGTTATGTTTTTTGGCAAATGCCATAATGGAATCCATGTCGTTTGGATTCCCTGATAAAGGTACTGCAATAATGGCTTTCACCTCATCATCCATAACCCTCTCTAAATCATTCGGATCTAAATTCAAACTAGCATCAACATCTACAAATACCGGGACAGCATTAGCTGATATGACAGCCCCAGCTGTAGCAATGAATGTAACACTCGGTACGATTACTTTATCTCCATAACCAACTCCTAATGCTTTAAGAGCGATGACGATGGCAGCAGTACATGAGGATACACCTAACACATAAGGTACTTCTAAATCTTTTGCCATCATTTCCTCAAGTTGATCGACAGTGTGCTGAACGTTCTCACCATAAAAACGAAAGGGGGATTGAGCCTTAATGACTTTATTAACCGCTTCTACTTCTTCTTCCCCCATCATCGTTGCCCCAGGGTAATCAGGTGGTAAAGGGTGATTGCGGACAGGGCATCCACCTTCTATTGCTAACTTTCCCATTGTTTCATCCCCTTAATGTTGATTAATATGGCTTTTACAAACCTATTTTATCTAGGATCTACACAACTAAAAGTATATAACTCCTTCTCGACATTTCCACTCAATTCCTGCAATCAGCTAAATAGATTTTATTCTTTTATAGAATAGTTAATCCTACTAAGAATTCAATGGTGTAAGATATTTAGATACCAGGCCAATATTCTAAAGAAGGCACATGCCATATACCACCTGGGTGCCCCAAGTGTTTATGAACATTTTCAGCAATACGATAACTACTTGGTCGATCACCTACAAAAATTATTTGGGTTGGCCACAACATTCCCGCTAAATTTGGCAAGTCTGTATAACGTAAACTATTAATAATCTCTAAATGTTCAGTTGCTGGAACATCCTGAGATGCGGGTGGGTCTTTCAAAATAACTGCCGAAACGTTTGTGTCTAATAAAGCTGCATATAATACAGGTATGGTCATTTCACCTTCACCTGCAAGTATTATTTTATTCGAATCTACAGAATCCATAGACCTTAGCACTTCTATTCCTCGAAGTGTATCCCAAACTCTTATGGATGCAATTGTTCTCCCTGTCAAAGCTGCAGAACGTCGAATATACCAATCTATGTCTGAACCCCACGATGATTTCCCTGTTCCTCTTGGATCGATCCTTGCTCTTAAGTAAGTAGCATTTAATCCGTCTAGCATTGAAGTAGTTTTGTTCAAATGATCTTTTGTACGTAGGTACATAACAGTAGGAGCTGGGGTGTTGCTATTCTTTTTATTTCCTTGTAGTTCCCCACAAATCCTAAAATCTTTTTCGGATTGGTAATCAAATTTCTGTACCCAATCCAAATTCCTTTCATAATATCTCTGTCTGATATTCATATCTAAATGAATACTTTCTTGAGGGAACGTTGCAAAACTCTCCTTTTGCAAATGATTAATTAGATTTAGTTTATTCATTTGATGTTCTTCACTAGATTGAATGTCTTCCTTTATCCGATTAGGAATAAACCAATCCTGTACCGTAGTTGATTCATCATTCGCTGGTGTCCTCTTGTTAAATACAAGTAAATCTTGTTCGTCTTCACGCCATTCGTCGACATCCGTTACTTTATCATCATGCTGTTCACCATTTCCCATCAAATGTTTTATAAACCAATGAAAAATTTCCTTTCGTGAATCAGAACTATAGGAGTGACGGCCTTCAAATTCAAAGAAGTGTAATAACTCTCCTTTACTTAATCTTTCATAAAAAGCCTTCAATCGTTTGCTTACATATCTTACAGAGTTGATTTGAAAATGTTTATCCTCGTCTGGCGATACAATTAACACAGGACGTGGTGCCATCAGAGCAGATATCTCAATTAGGGATCTCCCATATGGGTTTGAAGGAAACACACAATCACAATGTGTATTAATTGTCTCTTCTCTTATATGTGATTCAATTGTTCCTGTACCGCAAGATGAAGCAATGACCTTCACTCGATCATCTGCACAACCTGTCCACCAACTTATTGAACCTCCCCCCGATTGTCCAGTCATCCCAATTCTTTCAGAGTCTACTTGCTCCATTTCTGTTAATAAATCAATACCACGGATGGCATTCCAAACTTCAATTGCAGCTGGTGTATAGCCCTTACTAATCCAGTTATACATCCCGTGTGAATACGTGCCATGATGAAGCCCCTTAACTTCTCCAAATTGAACCGTATCGATAATAAGTGTAATAAACCCAAGTTGGGCAAACTTTCTCCCATGTTCTTGATAATTTACTTTTTGTGTTCCAGAATGACCACATAAATAGACAATGGCAGGAACTGGACTATTTATACGATTAGGAATGTATAAGTTTGCAGCAACAAATAGATTCGGTAAGCTTTCAAAATATATCTTTTCTACACGGTATTCTTCCCGTTTTATTATCCCTGTTCTGTGCATATTTAGTGGCGTCCTCGGTTTATGTAAGTACGTATCTATCCCAAGCATTTTGTGGTACTCTTTCTGCCTCTCTTTACGCCACTTAAACAAATCATCCTCTGTTTGAATATTTGGTAAGGGTTTTCTTGTAATCTCTTCTGCTTTTTGTATTAGATAATCAGAAATGTGCATCACTTACACCCACCTAACTAATTAAAATGGAGCTCCTTATTCTCCCTTGATGATTCGTAAGTTCCCAGAATAAGGTCGAGTGAATGCTTCCCGTCTTCCCCTGTGATCATTGGTTTTCGACCTTCTCTAACTGCTTGAGCCATATCTTGAATTTGAATTCGATGTCCATCAGGAAAAACACTAAAGCTCTCAAATTCAGGAAGTTCGATATCTTGACCATTCATTTTCAAAGTCGTTATTTCATCATTTATGTAAATTAAGGTTCCATTCTCCCCTAAAATCTCAATGCGCACGGTTTCATTAATATGGGCTGTTGTAGTCATTTCCATCACACCTATTGCACCATGCTCAAACTCTAGCAATGAAGCAGCAGTGTCTTCTACCTCTATGTCTCTTAAGAGTGTTCTCGATTTTCCGTATAAAGAAGAAACAGGTCCTGCCAACCACTGTAATAAATCAATGGTGTGAATCCCTTGATTCATCATTGCTCCTCCCCCATCATATTCCCAGGTTCCTCTCCAACCCGCACTATCGTAGTACTCCTGACTTCTGTAAATTTTCATATAAGCTGAACATAAACTTAATTTGCCTAATTTTCCTGACTGAATTAATTCACGAGCATAGTTCGCTTGTGGTGACATTCTTCTCGGGAAAACAGTAGCTAAATGAACATGGTTTTCTTTACAAACTTGTATCATGTCTTCTACATCTTTAATTTGAATCGCCATTGGCTTTTCAACAAATACATGCTTTCCAGCCTTAGCAGCTAACTTTGTTTGTTCAGGATGGAGAGAGCTTGGTGTACATATATTGACGACATCTATGTTGTCTTGTTTTAATAATTCTTCTAAGCTACTATAAGCGTTAACCCCATACAATTTCCCTTTTTCTTCTGCAAGTGTAGGTTTGATATCACATACTGCTACTAACTCTGCCTCGGGTACATGTTCAATTGATTTTAGGTGTGCTTCAGATATCGTTCCACAACCAACAACCGCAAATCTCGTTTTATTTTTCATATCCTGTTTCTTCCCTTCCATTAATAAATGATTGGCTTTTTCCAGTATTGAACTAAATCCTTAGCCCAATTTGGTGCATTTCCCGTTTCACCTGTTGTTGCTCTCTTCAACGCACGTAAATAAAGTTCTCGATGTGCAGGCGTGAAAAATATATTATGAAGCCAAGCCGCTCCTTTAATATCTTTGGTTTGCAAGAGATTTGCATTTTCTTTAAGTGCTTCAGCTATGGCATCTAATCCTACATCATCTACTACTGCATCCCAAACATTTGTTACTTTAGTATCGTCGCTTAAAATAGTAGACAGATATTGCAAATCTTTAAGAAACTGAGATTTTTCCTCACCTTTCATTAATTCCAGTCCATACTGTTTAATTAAATATGGGGTTACGACCAATTGTTTAATTTTTCTATCTGATAGATCTAGATGTACCATGTATCCAGCATGATGAAAATACTGTTCACTTTTCTGCCAAAACACGAAATTCCCTTGACTATATACAATTGGTACTCCATGATACATTTCTATTCCTTGTGGTACATGAGGGTGGTGACTGATCACAGCGTCGGCTCCTGCTTTAGCTAATTTTCTTAGATCCTTCGTTACATATAAGGGTGGAGAAGGAATATGCTCTCGACCTCCATGAAAAATAACAAGAACAAGATCTGTCTTTTTCTTTAGTTCTCTTATTTGTTCAGTAGTTTTCTGTATATGTAAACCATGAACACCTGGTCCCCCATCTACAGAGCGGCATTCTTCTCCTTCTGCACAGTTTATAATGCCAACTGTTGTATCGTTAACATTCGTAATGAAAGGCTTTGCTGCCTCTTCACCTGATAATCCTGCCCCTGTAACTTGAATACCTGCGTTTTTTAATAAGTTGATCGTCTCGCTCAATCCTTCCCTTCCATAATCCATCGTATGATTATTGGCTAGGCACCCAATATGGAAAGGAACATGAGTTAAAGCTTGTATTGTTTTTTCACTACCTCTTAAATTTGGGCCACCTTTATGGATCGGCTCACCACGATTACCTAACGTAGTTTCAACATTAACTATTGATAAATCACTAGTTTGAATAACAGGTAACAAATCACCGTATATACGAGTAGGATCATTTTCCATAATATATTCATATTGATCTCGTGGTGCCCAGTCT is a window encoding:
- a CDS encoding extracellular solute-binding protein; the encoded protein is MNVKKGIIMLLMLILTLALVTACTSNEETSTNTDDKATDENSNNTNDSDDTTKKDGPVLEEPTTLTMFLESHGNWPYSEEQKIWNWIEEETNVTIDPTISEGNYADSLNLSIASGDMQDIYWVIGFDRINNLGDQGAFVNLLDHKDKLPNMMRVLKENPERKNAALTADGKMYSAPSFGTFAGGQRVWLYRQDFFEEHNLQPPTSWEELYKVSKKIQEIKPGSFPFVFRSNIGRFPSMTPQFGIGEQYYNDENGEFHFGPVTDEYKKMVTWLNKFYEEGIMPETWLTDGTKEWAEYVASEQSFITVDYIGRIDYFNNMVRPEIPEFTMNYMEPPIGFEGGEKWQLYYPGADNGMAISSLTEDLDAALAYIDWFYSPEGVQMATWGKEGEVWEKSGDNWELTSEYAARAENNDFDFTKMRQEIGIYTNGAYIKMEDWNTFSQFTSPELAAALEVAPQYMMPAFTRVPALTKAERDQIALKLEAINKAFLENIAQFVIGERDMDEWDDYTESLNDLGLQEVLDVYTKAYQRMSDN
- a CDS encoding helix-turn-helix domain-containing protein; translated protein: MIKKVISKSFKALKPNTFFIRLFLSFLLIIVLIASYNFLSFTFYNNNLRDEIIKYNNQNVENTAKSFEDSLSNIKSNLYRLHFNEDLQNYNSQYFMTDKINFLLGKSVIDEIRQIIRTNPSLGISNILINHSGTPFMLNQDGNSHINLLFSNSYKSNDYSKSFWLKEFNNPKNNFQVYPVSTFKDLNNSTEKRLLPVKINMDYYGETINYLVFIDFETLINNVHYSINDNFIILDEDQNFIFKSENFYEAQIPQLASNNGYYISHDDYYFYKKNTKTGLTYMNIIPVNSITNGMKKLNISLVMLLIVAVVLSVIISILFTVKMSNSIKKLVETVQQTNKDVEPFSSNIREFNLINSNIKELIKNTEKMNQDLEDKKSIVKNYAFLNKIKNIEDKMYSDIEEYEFKDKPFTLVIYDLVFKENQSFFEEISIDQVIYVIKEQIHAKLEENYSKTITLQIEKRQILSVVFLDRDEESLQTSLQSLKKAFDTDKDKFLVTMGVSEVYHESAEMTKAYEQTKTLLQHKRLTNESQIIAKPSTERKEISLTNKQEREFQVYLEENNLDEVKHWINKTMDSFQKKEAFSIDYINLSTYMMNKIKSHLLTIGVTIENFDIYLNKIDKCHSSEEYKELFYDLIQNIKPFVEADENQEDKIITFVTEYIDEHLAETVSLDIIASHLKISSGYLSSYFKEKTGTNFIDFLNYCRMKKAKELLVQTDDKIQDVSIKVGYHNVNSFIRLFKKYTGTTPGKYRKKSIQVNLTDLSG
- a CDS encoding DegT/DnrJ/EryC1/StrS aminotransferase family protein produces the protein MGKLAIEGGCPVRNHPLPPDYPGATMMGEEEVEAVNKVIKAQSPFRFYGENVQHTVDQLEEMMAKDLEVPYVLGVSSCTAAIVIALKALGVGYGDKVIVPSVTFIATAGAVISANAVPVFVDVDASLNLDPNDLERVMDDEVKAIIAVPLSGNPNDMDSIMAFAKKHNIYVIEDVAQSCGIKYKGRHQGTIGDIGVFSFQMNKILTAGEGGAIATKDKNLFERIVRYHDQGSFRAGIKNKFDIESSDIQSSFAGQNYRMSEITGAILVEQWKKLDRIINATKKSRKYIMDAVAEKLPNIKFQKCIDDEGHVGIAFGIQFEKPNDAKLFHDALNSENVGCRFIYRRKPVYRFDQIFHQRTTEKDNFPFNYPFKKPVLYTENMCPNAEYYLQRTIQVPISPMFTDQDVHDVITGIVKVYDTLFSKTGEKTS
- a CDS encoding acetylxylan esterase, with translation MHISDYLIQKAEEITRKPLPNIQTEDDLFKWRKERQKEYHKMLGIDTYLHKPRTPLNMHRTGIIKREEYRVEKIYFESLPNLFVAANLYIPNRINSPVPAIVYLCGHSGTQKVNYQEHGRKFAQLGFITLIIDTVQFGEVKGLHHGTYSHGMYNWISKGYTPAAIEVWNAIRGIDLLTEMEQVDSERIGMTGQSGGGSISWWTGCADDRVKVIASSCGTGTIESHIREETINTHCDCVFPSNPYGRSLIEISALMAPRPVLIVSPDEDKHFQINSVRYVSKRLKAFYERLSKGELLHFFEFEGRHSYSSDSRKEIFHWFIKHLMGNGEQHDDKVTDVDEWREDEQDLLVFNKRTPANDESTTVQDWFIPNRIKEDIQSSEEHQMNKLNLINHLQKESFATFPQESIHLDMNIRQRYYERNLDWVQKFDYQSEKDFRICGELQGNKKNSNTPAPTVMYLRTKDHLNKTTSMLDGLNATYLRARIDPRGTGKSSWGSDIDWYIRRSAALTGRTIASIRVWDTLRGIEVLRSMDSVDSNKIILAGEGEMTIPVLYAALLDTNVSAVILKDPPASQDVPATEHLEIINSLRYTDLPNLAGMLWPTQIIFVGDRPSSYRIAENVHKHLGHPGGIWHVPSLEYWPGI
- a CDS encoding Gfo/Idh/MocA family protein, with product MKNKTRFAVVGCGTISEAHLKSIEHVPEAELVAVCDIKPTLAEEKGKLYGVNAYSSLEELLKQDNIDVVNICTPSSLHPEQTKLAAKAGKHVFVEKPMAIQIKDVEDMIQVCKENHVHLATVFPRRMSPQANYARELIQSGKLGKLSLCSAYMKIYRSQEYYDSAGWRGTWEYDGGGAMMNQGIHTIDLLQWLAGPVSSLYGKSRTLLRDIEVEDTAASLLEFEHGAIGVMEMTTTAHINETVRIEILGENGTLIYINDEITTLKMNGQDIELPEFESFSVFPDGHRIQIQDMAQAVREGRKPMITGEDGKHSLDLILGTYESSRENKELHFN
- a CDS encoding CapA family protein, with the translated sequence MRWEKGIIKVNNVESQDSTRITICSDWAPRDQYEYIMENDPTRIYGDLLPVIQTSDLSIVNVETTLGNRGEPIHKGGPNLRGSEKTIQALTHVPFHIGCLANNHTMDYGREGLSETINLLKNAGIQVTGAGLSGEEAAKPFITNVNDTTVGIINCAEGEECRSVDGGPGVHGLHIQKTTEQIRELKKKTDLVLVIFHGGREHIPSPPLYVTKDLRKLAKAGADAVISHHPHVPQGIEMYHGVPIVYSQGNFVFWQKSEQYFHHAGYMVHLDLSDRKIKQLVVTPYLIKQYGLELMKGEEKSQFLKDLQYLSTILSDDTKVTNVWDAVVDDVGLDAIAEALKENANLLQTKDIKGAAWLHNIFFTPAHRELYLRALKRATTGETGNAPNWAKDLVQYWKKPIIY